A region of Streptomyces sp. R44 DNA encodes the following proteins:
- a CDS encoding YbdK family carboxylate-amine ligase, whose translation MRILTMGVEEEFVLVDRRTRAPVNRAPEVIRRAAHELGEQVQTEFFNAQIEICTRATADREDLRAELARLRSVVGRAAQEVRCMPVACGTPVLPPEEPLTVTDTERYRLMARRFPSLVTHPDGRARDDGLVCGCHVHIGTLDRKHALALAQHMRPWLPVLQALAGNAPYARRYDTGHQSWRAVEHARWPTVGPTPVLDEAQYLAHVARLVREGTLLDNRMVYWHARPSEHVPTLEIRVADTNADLDTVVLLALLVRGLAATLLPRVEASVPAPPIPGPRLLRAHRLAAAQGITGLGLDPVDGRERPALMLLDALISLARPGLDATGDTDWVREQTARIRADGGGAARQRAVFRRHGRFSAVVDALAATTARS comes from the coding sequence ATGAGAATCCTGACGATGGGTGTCGAGGAAGAGTTCGTGCTGGTCGACCGTCGGACACGGGCACCCGTCAACCGGGCCCCCGAAGTCATCCGGCGGGCGGCCCACGAGCTCGGCGAGCAGGTCCAGACCGAGTTCTTCAACGCGCAGATCGAGATCTGCACCAGAGCCACGGCCGACCGCGAGGACCTGCGCGCCGAACTGGCCCGGCTCCGCTCCGTGGTGGGCAGGGCCGCCCAGGAGGTGCGCTGCATGCCGGTCGCCTGCGGCACCCCCGTCCTGCCGCCCGAGGAGCCGTTGACGGTGACGGACACGGAGCGGTACCGGCTGATGGCCCGGCGCTTCCCCTCCCTGGTCACCCACCCGGACGGACGCGCGCGCGACGACGGGCTCGTCTGCGGATGCCACGTCCACATCGGCACCCTCGACCGCAAGCACGCCCTCGCGCTCGCCCAGCACATGCGGCCGTGGCTGCCCGTGCTCCAGGCACTGGCCGGGAACGCGCCCTACGCCCGCCGGTACGACACCGGTCACCAGAGCTGGCGCGCCGTCGAGCACGCCCGGTGGCCGACCGTCGGCCCCACCCCCGTCCTCGACGAGGCCCAGTACCTCGCCCACGTCGCCCGGCTGGTCCGTGAGGGCACGCTGCTCGACAACCGGATGGTGTACTGGCACGCCCGCCCCTCCGAGCACGTGCCGACCCTGGAGATCAGGGTCGCCGACACCAACGCGGACCTCGACACGGTGGTCCTCCTCGCCCTCCTCGTGCGCGGGCTCGCCGCCACCCTGCTGCCCCGCGTCGAGGCCTCGGTCCCCGCGCCCCCGATCCCCGGCCCCCGGCTGCTCCGGGCCCACCGGCTCGCCGCCGCCCAAGGGATCACCGGCCTCGGCCTCGACCCGGTCGACGGCCGGGAGCGGCCCGCCCTGATGCTCCTGGACGCGCTGATCTCCCTCGCCCGCCCGGGTCTCGACGCGACCGGCGACACCGACTGGGTGCGCGAGCAGACGGCGCGGATCCGCGCGGACGGCGGCGGTGCCGCCCGTCAGCGGGCGGTCTTCCGCCGGCACGGCCGGTTCAGCGCGGTCGTCGACGCGCTCGCCGCCACCACGGCGAGGAGCTGA
- a CDS encoding GtrA family protein, translating to MDTARNRERAAPGAFTAFARFVLCGGGVGIVAGLTVAALGHWMPWVLANALVTVVSTLLATELHARFTFGAGGRATWRQHLQSAGSAAAGYVVTCLAMLALQLLVEAPGALLEQAVYLSASALTGVARFVVLRLVVFARNRSRSAATTRTASPLPATVARTPAPADPAALCRAA from the coding sequence ATGGACACAGCACGGAACCGGGAGCGGGCGGCGCCCGGCGCCTTCACCGCCTTCGCCCGCTTCGTGCTCTGCGGCGGCGGGGTGGGCATCGTCGCCGGTCTCACGGTCGCCGCCCTCGGCCACTGGATGCCCTGGGTCCTCGCCAACGCCCTGGTCACCGTGGTCTCCACACTCCTCGCCACCGAGCTGCACGCCCGTTTCACCTTCGGCGCGGGCGGTCGCGCGACCTGGCGCCAGCACCTGCAGTCGGCCGGGTCCGCCGCGGCCGGATACGTGGTCACCTGCCTGGCGATGCTCGCGCTGCAGCTCCTCGTGGAAGCGCCCGGCGCGCTGCTCGAACAGGCCGTCTACCTCTCGGCCTCCGCGCTCACGGGTGTCGCCCGGTTCGTGGTGCTGCGCCTCGTCGTCTTCGCCCGCAACCGCTCGCGGTCCGCGGCCACCACCCGTACCGCCAGCCCCCTGCCCGCGACCGTGGCCCGCACCCCGGCCCCGGCCGACCCGGCCGCCCTCTGCCGGGCCGCCTGA
- a CDS encoding PP2C family protein-serine/threonine phosphatase, which produces MDLRRRALVPRASRTRGRLLLAAPFVLIAAVTVVDVLSPPDVHLGPFLIAAPAVTASFAGPRMTAFVGAVAVVAQSVVAVARTSITDLNHTYQIVALVLISVIATFFAHLRERDENRVIRLRSIAQAAQSVVLRPLPHRAGPLHIASVYLAAEEEAQMGGDLYAAARTASGTRLLIGDARGKGLDAISEASLVLGAFRVTAPREQELPELIGHLEEGVGTTEDAEGPAAAGAGMDDTDEAFVTALVLDIPDHEPVVRLVNCGHPPPLLLRQGRVVPLDTADASPPLGLADVLAPEVTVETFPFEAGDVLLLYTDGVVEARDHTRAFYPLTERLTTWAGADPQTLLDQLRADLQAYAGGHLGDDAALVAVERLAPDP; this is translated from the coding sequence ATGGATCTCCGCCGGCGAGCCCTCGTCCCCCGCGCCTCGCGGACCCGCGGGCGGCTGCTCCTCGCCGCGCCCTTCGTGCTGATCGCGGCGGTCACGGTGGTGGACGTCCTGTCGCCGCCGGACGTCCACCTGGGGCCGTTCCTGATCGCCGCGCCGGCGGTGACCGCGTCGTTCGCGGGTCCGCGGATGACGGCCTTCGTCGGTGCGGTCGCGGTCGTCGCCCAGTCGGTGGTGGCCGTCGCGCGGACCAGCATCACGGACCTCAACCACACGTACCAGATCGTCGCGCTGGTCCTGATCTCCGTCATCGCGACCTTCTTCGCCCACCTGCGCGAGCGGGACGAGAACAGGGTGATCCGGCTGCGCTCGATCGCCCAGGCCGCGCAGAGCGTCGTGCTGCGCCCGCTCCCCCACCGGGCCGGGCCGCTGCACATCGCCTCGGTCTACCTGGCGGCCGAGGAGGAGGCGCAGATGGGCGGTGACCTGTACGCGGCGGCCCGTACGGCGTCCGGGACCCGGCTGCTGATCGGGGACGCCCGGGGCAAGGGGCTCGACGCGATCAGCGAGGCCTCGCTCGTCCTGGGCGCCTTCCGGGTCACGGCCCCTCGCGAGCAGGAGCTCCCGGAGCTGATCGGTCACCTGGAGGAGGGCGTCGGCACGACGGAGGATGCCGAGGGCCCGGCCGCGGCGGGAGCCGGCATGGACGACACGGACGAGGCCTTCGTGACCGCCCTGGTCCTCGACATCCCGGACCACGAGCCGGTGGTGCGGCTCGTGAACTGCGGGCACCCGCCGCCACTGCTCCTGCGGCAGGGACGCGTCGTCCCGCTCGACACCGCCGACGCGAGCCCGCCGCTGGGCCTCGCGGACGTCCTGGCCCCGGAGGTCACGGTGGAGACCTTCCCCTTCGAGGCCGGCGACGTGCTCCTGCTGTACACGGACGGAGTCGTCGAGGCCCGCGACCACACGCGCGCCTTCTACCCCCTGACCGAGCGGCTCACCACCTGGGCCGGGGCCGACCCCCAGACCCTCCTCGACCAGCTGCGCGCCGACCTCCAGGCGTACGCGGGCGGGCACCTCGGCGACGACGCGGCCCTCGTCGCGGTCGAACGGCTCGCCCCGGACCCGTAG
- a CDS encoding VOC family protein, whose translation MTVQPIPEGYPRVTPYLCVDGAAAAIDFYVSVLGATERMRMPAPDGRIGHAELELGNSLIMLADEFPEMNFRSPKAVGGTPITLHVYVQDVDAVFAEALSRGAKELSPVKNEFYGDRTGQLEDPFGHRWNVSTHVEDVPPEEMEKRAEEAMRAMGD comes from the coding sequence ATGACCGTCCAGCCCATTCCCGAGGGATATCCGCGGGTCACCCCGTACCTCTGCGTCGACGGAGCCGCGGCGGCGATCGACTTCTACGTCTCCGTGCTCGGCGCGACGGAGCGGATGAGGATGCCGGCGCCCGATGGCAGGATCGGCCATGCCGAGCTGGAGCTCGGGAACTCGCTCATCATGCTCGCGGACGAGTTCCCGGAGATGAACTTCCGCTCCCCGAAGGCGGTGGGCGGCACGCCCATCACGCTGCACGTGTACGTCCAGGACGTCGACGCGGTCTTCGCCGAGGCCCTCTCCCGGGGCGCCAAGGAGCTGTCGCCGGTGAAGAACGAGTTCTACGGCGACCGCACCGGGCAGCTGGAGGACCCCTTCGGCCACCGCTGGAACGTCTCCACGCACGTCGAGGACGTGCCTCCGGAGGAGATGGAGAAGCGGGCCGAAGAGGCCATGCGCGCCATGGGCGACTGA
- a CDS encoding antibiotic biosynthesis monooxygenase: protein MTAVDLEHTTVPADTGEVTLLIARRVEPGHEASFERWAKGILDTAAAFPGHLGYGLFRSSGGDAPWFLVHRFRDAEACRTWQESPERAAWFADCQGHHHTEIARRKLTGMETWFAKPGSTRPAPPRWKMAISATLAIYPISVLGTLFLTPHLTALPVPLSSAVIACVFNVLMTYVAMPAVSRVLRGWLTP from the coding sequence GTGACCGCGGTCGACCTTGAGCACACCACCGTCCCCGCCGACACCGGCGAGGTGACCCTGTTGATAGCCCGCCGCGTGGAGCCCGGCCACGAGGCGTCGTTCGAGCGGTGGGCGAAGGGCATCCTCGACACGGCGGCCGCGTTCCCCGGCCACCTCGGATACGGGCTCTTCCGCTCCTCCGGCGGCGACGCCCCCTGGTTCCTCGTGCACCGTTTCCGGGACGCGGAGGCCTGCCGGACCTGGCAGGAGTCCCCCGAGCGGGCCGCCTGGTTCGCCGACTGCCAGGGGCACCACCACACCGAGATCGCCCGGCGCAAGCTCACCGGGATGGAGACCTGGTTCGCGAAGCCGGGCTCCACCCGGCCCGCACCGCCCCGCTGGAAGATGGCGATCAGCGCGACGCTCGCGATCTACCCGATCTCCGTGCTCGGCACCCTCTTCCTCACCCCGCACCTCACGGCGCTCCCCGTGCCGCTCAGCAGCGCCGTGATCGCCTGCGTCTTCAACGTGCTCATGACGTACGTGGCCATGCCGGCCGTGAGCCGGGTCCTGCGCGGCTGGCTCACCCCGTAG
- a CDS encoding slipin family protein, with product MEGAVAGFLVVVVCVLLVLRSGMRIVNQVERGVVFRLGKALPGHRQPGITFLVPFVDRMRKVNVQVVTLPIPTQEGITRDNVSVKVDAVVYFRVVDPVRAAIEVQDYVFAVGQVAQSSLRSIIGKSDLDDLLSDRERLHEGLALMIDSPAAGWGVHIDRVEIKDVQLPESLKRSMSRQAEAERERRARVITADGEFQAAQQLANASRIMADTPEAMQLRLLQTVVEVAAEKNSTLVMPFPVELLRYFDRAARNLGASDDAPAAEASPAVRGDKLPEPRTES from the coding sequence GTGGAAGGCGCCGTCGCAGGGTTCTTGGTCGTCGTGGTCTGTGTGCTGCTGGTACTGCGCAGTGGGATGCGGATCGTCAATCAGGTGGAGCGGGGGGTGGTCTTCCGGCTGGGCAAGGCGCTGCCCGGTCACCGTCAGCCGGGGATCACCTTCCTCGTCCCGTTCGTCGACCGGATGCGCAAGGTGAACGTGCAGGTGGTCACGTTGCCGATCCCGACGCAGGAGGGCATCACCCGGGACAACGTCTCGGTGAAGGTGGACGCCGTGGTGTACTTCCGCGTCGTCGACCCGGTCCGGGCGGCGATCGAGGTCCAGGACTACGTCTTCGCCGTCGGCCAGGTCGCGCAGTCCTCGCTGCGGTCCATCATCGGCAAGAGCGACCTGGACGACCTGCTGTCCGACCGTGAACGGCTGCACGAGGGGCTGGCGTTGATGATCGACAGCCCGGCGGCCGGCTGGGGCGTGCACATCGACCGGGTCGAGATCAAGGACGTACAGCTGCCGGAGTCGCTCAAGCGGTCGATGTCCCGTCAGGCGGAGGCCGAGCGGGAGCGGCGGGCGCGGGTGATCACGGCGGACGGCGAGTTCCAGGCGGCGCAGCAGCTGGCCAACGCGTCGCGGATCATGGCCGACACCCCGGAGGCGATGCAGCTGCGGCTGCTGCAGACGGTCGTCGAGGTGGCGGCGGAGAAGAACTCGACCCTCGTGATGCCGTTCCCGGTGGAGCTGCTGCGCTACTTCGACCGGGCCGCGCGGAACCTCGGCGCTTCGGACGACGCGCCGGCCGCCGAGGCTTCGCCCGCCGTGCGCGGCGACAAGCTCCCGGAGCCGCGTACCGAGTCGTAG
- a CDS encoding FAD-binding oxidoreductase: protein MGGTAVETLREALRGEVIGPEDAGYDEARQIYNAMIDRRPAVIARCADTTDVRAALRYARESDMDLTVRCGGHSGGGLCLTDGSLMIDLSGMRWVRVDPAKRTALVGGGSQLGDLDHEAHGFGLATPAGIMSTTGVGGLTLGGGHGHLTRAYGLTIDNLLAADVVLADGSVVTASADEHPDLFWALRGGGGNFGVATAFTYALHPVENVGLGVTLWEPEHIGAVLRWYREFLPAAPDDLNGFFATLTVAPGPPFPEEIHHRKMCGVVWCSTGATDEESLGKAFASVADPAPPAFHFATPVPYPALQAMFDELIPKGLQWYWRGHFFDRITEDAIDVHRTFLENIPTELSTMHLYPVDAAAHRVGPMDTAWAYRDAVWSGVIGGISPEPSEAETIRSWAVDYWEALLPHSMGAGYVNFMGADEGQDRVRATYRGHYDRLAEVKRTYDPDNVFHHNQNIAPADS from the coding sequence ATGGGCGGCACGGCGGTGGAGACCCTGCGCGAGGCGTTGCGCGGTGAGGTGATCGGCCCGGAGGACGCGGGGTACGACGAGGCCCGTCAGATCTACAACGCGATGATCGACCGGCGGCCGGCCGTCATCGCGCGGTGCGCGGACACCACGGACGTACGGGCGGCGCTGCGGTACGCCCGCGAGAGCGACATGGACCTGACGGTGCGCTGCGGCGGACACAGCGGCGGCGGTCTGTGCCTGACCGACGGCTCGCTGATGATCGACCTGTCCGGCATGCGCTGGGTGCGGGTCGACCCCGCGAAGCGGACGGCGCTCGTCGGTGGCGGGAGCCAGCTCGGGGACCTGGACCACGAGGCGCACGGCTTCGGCCTCGCGACCCCCGCCGGGATCATGTCGACGACGGGCGTCGGCGGACTGACCCTGGGTGGCGGGCACGGTCATCTGACCCGCGCGTACGGGTTGACCATCGACAACCTCCTCGCGGCGGACGTGGTCCTCGCGGACGGCTCGGTCGTCACCGCGTCGGCGGACGAACATCCCGATCTCTTCTGGGCGTTGCGGGGCGGTGGCGGCAACTTCGGCGTGGCGACGGCCTTCACGTACGCGCTGCATCCGGTGGAGAACGTCGGCCTCGGCGTCACGCTGTGGGAACCGGAGCACATCGGGGCCGTACTGCGCTGGTACCGGGAGTTCCTGCCGGCGGCGCCGGACGACCTGAACGGCTTCTTCGCCACGCTGACGGTCGCTCCGGGACCGCCGTTCCCGGAGGAGATCCATCACAGGAAGATGTGCGGCGTGGTGTGGTGCAGCACGGGCGCGACGGACGAGGAGAGCCTCGGCAAGGCGTTCGCCTCGGTCGCCGATCCGGCCCCGCCCGCCTTCCACTTCGCGACGCCGGTCCCGTACCCGGCGCTCCAGGCGATGTTCGACGAGCTGATCCCGAAGGGCCTCCAGTGGTACTGGCGCGGTCACTTCTTCGACCGCATCACGGAGGACGCGATCGATGTGCACCGCACCTTCCTGGAGAACATCCCGACCGAGCTGTCGACGATGCACCTGTACCCCGTCGACGCCGCGGCGCACCGCGTGGGCCCCATGGACACGGCCTGGGCCTACCGGGACGCGGTCTGGTCCGGCGTGATCGGCGGCATCAGCCCCGAACCGTCCGAGGCGGAGACCATCCGCAGCTGGGCGGTGGACTACTGGGAGGCCCTGCTCCCGCACTCGATGGGAGCCGGGTACGTCAACTTCATGGGCGCGGACGAGGGCCAGGACCGGGTCCGGGCCACGTACCGCGGACACTACGACCGGCTGGCCGAGGTGAAGCGGACGTACGACCCGGACAACGTCTTCCACCACAACCAGAACATCGCCCCTGCGGACTCTTGA
- a CDS encoding UdgX family uracil-DNA binding protein (This protein belongs to the uracil DNA glycosylase superfamily, members of which act in excision repair of DNA. However, it belongs more specifically to UdgX branch, whose founding member was found to bind uracil in DNA (where it does not belong), without cleaving it, appears to promote DNA repair by a pathway involving RecA, rather than base excision.), with the protein MAGDGDGRTASEAYDATPYLPGRGGLPAHRRAAAECRGCPLHRDATGTVFGRGAADARLMLVGEQPGDQEDREGVPFVGPAGRLLRRALEEAGIAEEDLYVTNAVKHFKFTRDETRKRRIHKAPSLRETLACRPWLMAELRLVRPELVVTLGATAGRALLGPSFRVGTDRGVPRPLPDAGNGTRVLATVHPSAVLRARDREEMYAGLVADLRTAVDAL; encoded by the coding sequence ATGGCCGGTGACGGCGACGGGAGGACCGCCTCCGAGGCGTACGACGCCACTCCCTATCTGCCGGGCCGAGGCGGTCTGCCGGCGCACCGGCGGGCGGCGGCGGAGTGCCGGGGGTGCCCGCTCCACCGCGACGCGACCGGGACCGTCTTCGGCCGGGGCGCCGCCGATGCGCGGCTGATGCTGGTCGGCGAGCAGCCCGGAGACCAGGAGGACCGCGAGGGAGTGCCCTTCGTGGGGCCCGCCGGACGGCTGCTGCGCCGGGCCCTGGAGGAGGCGGGGATCGCCGAGGAGGACCTGTACGTCACCAACGCGGTCAAGCACTTCAAGTTCACCCGCGACGAGACCCGGAAACGCCGCATCCACAAGGCCCCGAGCCTGCGCGAGACCCTCGCCTGCCGGCCGTGGCTCATGGCGGAACTCCGTCTCGTGCGACCCGAGCTGGTCGTGACCCTGGGCGCCACGGCGGGCCGCGCCCTGCTCGGCCCCTCGTTCCGCGTCGGTACCGACCGGGGCGTACCGAGGCCGCTGCCGGACGCGGGGAACGGCACCCGGGTCCTCGCGACCGTCCACCCGTCGGCCGTCCTGCGGGCCAGGGACCGGGAGGAGATGTACGCGGGCCTGGTCGCCGACCTCCGTACCGCGGTGGACGCCTTGTGA
- a CDS encoding FAD-dependent oxidoreductase: protein MMRGSSYWMESAPPADALPPLEGDLSADVVVVGAGVAGLWTARELTRAGREVVVLEAGRIAAGVTGHTTGKLTSLHGLCYERLRSRQGAEAPALYAEAQEDALRQVLRFCGERGVDAEIERRPAYTYTLDEAGAGAIRAEAEAAASAGLRATAVTATDLPYPVVAAVRVEDQVQFHPRRFLLAAAADVIALGGRIHEGTRVTGLREGAECRLGLEGGGTVHARDVVLATHFPLRCHSTLLMRLSVRRELVVAAPVEEHRAPYGMYLTLEQGIRSVRTAPLGEGRRLLIVAGEAFVPGSGGVRERYARLEAWARDRLPGFADTRAVHRWAAQDVHTADGLPCVGHEHPDTQHVYLATGFGGWGLTNGVAAGRLLTAHLTGAPRPAWTELFDPRRRLPARELPGVVRRQTTVARHYLTGLRTGRRCTHMGCELGFDEAEQTWECPCHGSRFASDGTVLQGPATRPLED, encoded by the coding sequence ATGATGCGCGGAAGCTCGTACTGGATGGAATCGGCGCCGCCCGCCGACGCCCTGCCGCCCCTGGAGGGCGATCTCTCCGCCGACGTGGTCGTCGTGGGAGCCGGGGTCGCCGGACTGTGGACCGCCCGTGAGCTGACCCGCGCCGGGCGCGAGGTCGTGGTCCTCGAAGCGGGCCGGATCGCCGCCGGGGTCACCGGACACACCACCGGCAAGCTGACCTCCCTGCACGGGCTCTGTTACGAGCGCCTGCGCAGCCGCCAGGGAGCGGAGGCGCCCGCCCTGTACGCCGAGGCCCAGGAGGACGCCCTGCGGCAGGTGCTGCGCTTCTGCGGGGAGCGGGGCGTCGACGCGGAGATCGAGCGCCGGCCGGCCTACACGTACACCCTCGACGAGGCGGGCGCCGGGGCCATCCGGGCCGAGGCGGAGGCCGCCGCCTCGGCCGGTCTGCGGGCCACCGCGGTGACGGCCACGGACCTTCCGTACCCGGTCGTGGCGGCCGTACGGGTCGAGGACCAGGTCCAGTTCCATCCGCGCCGTTTCCTGCTCGCCGCGGCGGCCGACGTGATCGCGCTCGGCGGCCGCATCCACGAGGGCACCCGGGTCACCGGCCTGCGGGAGGGCGCCGAATGCCGCCTCGGCCTCGAGGGCGGCGGTACGGTCCACGCCCGGGACGTCGTGCTCGCCACCCACTTCCCGCTCCGCTGCCACAGCACCCTGCTCATGAGGCTCTCCGTGCGCCGCGAACTGGTCGTCGCCGCGCCCGTGGAGGAGCACCGGGCCCCGTACGGCATGTACCTGACCCTCGAACAGGGCATCCGCTCGGTGCGGACCGCCCCGCTCGGCGAGGGCCGGCGGCTGCTGATCGTCGCGGGAGAGGCGTTCGTACCCGGCAGCGGGGGAGTACGCGAGAGGTACGCGCGCCTGGAGGCCTGGGCGCGCGACCGGCTGCCGGGCTTCGCCGACACCCGGGCGGTCCACCGGTGGGCGGCCCAGGACGTCCACACCGCCGACGGACTGCCCTGCGTCGGCCACGAACACCCCGACACCCAGCACGTGTACCTCGCCACCGGCTTCGGCGGCTGGGGCCTCACCAACGGCGTCGCGGCGGGCCGCCTGCTCACCGCGCACCTGACCGGCGCCCCGCGCCCGGCCTGGACGGAACTCTTCGACCCGCGCCGCCGGCTGCCGGCCCGCGAACTCCCCGGAGTCGTCCGCCGGCAGACGACCGTGGCCCGGCACTACCTCACCGGCCTGCGGACCGGCCGCCGCTGCACCCACATGGGCTGCGAACTGGGCTTCGACGAGGCCGAGCAGACCTGGGAGTGCCCCTGCCACGGCTCGCGCTTCGCCTCCGACGGCACCGTCCTCCAGGGCCCGGCCACCCGCCCGCTGGAGGACTGA